The following are encoded together in the Pedobacter sp. D749 genome:
- a CDS encoding PQQ-dependent sugar dehydrogenase yields MKTTFTLLLSAIAFVLISATTLNKHIYESKTFDFFTKHKIDTPDQDRFVKVTLAQGEFTEPTEMAVLPNLDILVAQRRGEILIYKNQTKKIKEAGKLDVYFKSNTPYVNAEEGLLGMAADPKFAVNKYIYLFYSPFDKSVNRLSRFKLVNDQIVKESEKIVLEFYSQREICCHTGGSIAFGSDNLLYVSTGDNSTPFDAPKQQYVNKGYAPLDNRKGFEQYDSRRSAGNTNDLRGKILRIKVNEDGTYSIPDGNLFPKDNPKTKPEIYVMGNRNPYRISVDQKTNFLYWGEVGPDAPDDDDLRGPRGYDEVNQARKAGNFGWPLFIGNNYPYKAYDYTNGANGNAFDPAKPINNSPNNTGLEQLPPAQPAYIWYPYGESKEFPQVGAGGRTAMAGPVYYASANSPYPAYYNGKLIIYEWVRGWVKAVTMNAQGDYLSMEPFMANVSLAAPIDMELGPDGKLYILEYGKGWFTKNPDAAITRIDYLKGNRPPIVESLNIAKTSGLLPYKMTATVTAKDPDGDPLTYVWNLGKGITKTTTKPTLQYTFAKAGEYPVSVTVIDNSKTSAKSQVIPVFAGNEHPVVNIDLTGNKSFYFPNKPVDYKVLVSDKGAKVNANRIYISNTYTEGTDLAGAQLGHQQAAQTMIGKALMLKSDCSTCHKESAVSIGPAFDKIAAKYKNDPKAVDYLASKVIGGSHGVWGEVPMPAHTAMKEAEVKKITEWIMTLGNKEAVKASLPTAGKIIPPAATDKKKSVLTLKATYTDAGGTALKKPLTTTKVITLKSNVIDADDIKDFGGFERKDIYGGEKLILTKDNGWIAIKNVDLTGISGFTYSFLNLDPGSDGEIEIRLDDSKGMMIGKSTFRKSDPINMISDGKTHDIYFVFKVIKTGDKKSRAIIQSITVEPK; encoded by the coding sequence ATGAAAACAACTTTTACCCTATTGTTATCTGCCATTGCCTTTGTACTTATATCGGCAACAACACTGAACAAACACATATACGAAAGCAAAACTTTCGATTTTTTTACAAAACATAAAATAGACACACCAGACCAGGACCGCTTTGTGAAGGTTACCCTTGCGCAGGGAGAATTTACAGAACCTACCGAAATGGCGGTGCTTCCAAACCTTGATATTTTGGTTGCCCAACGTAGAGGTGAAATATTGATTTATAAAAATCAGACTAAAAAAATTAAAGAGGCAGGCAAACTCGATGTTTATTTTAAAAGCAATACCCCTTATGTAAATGCAGAAGAAGGCTTATTGGGTATGGCCGCAGATCCAAAATTTGCGGTAAATAAATACATTTATCTTTTTTACAGTCCATTTGATAAATCTGTAAACCGATTATCCAGATTTAAATTGGTTAACGATCAGATTGTAAAAGAATCGGAGAAAATTGTGCTCGAATTCTATTCTCAGCGCGAAATATGCTGTCATACCGGAGGATCTATTGCTTTTGGATCAGATAACCTGTTATATGTATCAACAGGCGATAACTCCACCCCATTTGATGCGCCAAAACAACAATATGTAAACAAAGGCTATGCCCCACTCGACAACAGAAAGGGATTTGAACAATACGACTCCAGGAGATCGGCCGGTAATACGAACGATTTAAGGGGAAAAATACTTAGAATCAAGGTAAATGAAGATGGTACCTACAGTATTCCGGATGGTAACCTTTTCCCTAAAGACAATCCGAAAACCAAACCTGAAATTTATGTAATGGGAAATAGAAACCCTTACCGCATTTCTGTCGATCAGAAAACCAACTTTTTATACTGGGGCGAGGTTGGACCTGATGCACCGGACGATGACGATTTGAGAGGCCCCAGAGGTTATGACGAAGTAAATCAGGCCCGTAAGGCAGGTAATTTTGGCTGGCCCTTATTTATTGGTAATAATTATCCTTATAAAGCTTACGATTATACCAATGGTGCAAACGGAAATGCATTTGATCCGGCAAAACCGATCAATAATTCGCCAAACAACACCGGTTTGGAGCAACTGCCGCCGGCACAACCTGCTTACATCTGGTATCCTTACGGCGAATCGAAAGAATTTCCACAGGTTGGTGCAGGTGGCCGAACAGCCATGGCCGGTCCGGTGTACTATGCCTCAGCAAATTCACCTTACCCAGCCTATTATAACGGCAAACTAATTATTTATGAATGGGTACGTGGATGGGTTAAAGCGGTAACCATGAATGCACAAGGTGATTACCTGAGTATGGAGCCCTTTATGGCTAACGTTTCTTTAGCAGCCCCTATTGACATGGAATTGGGTCCAGATGGAAAATTGTATATCCTGGAGTACGGCAAAGGCTGGTTTACCAAAAACCCTGATGCTGCAATTACCAGAATTGATTACCTGAAAGGCAACCGTCCACCAATAGTTGAAAGCCTGAATATTGCAAAAACAAGTGGTTTATTGCCTTATAAAATGACAGCAACAGTTACCGCTAAAGATCCGGATGGTGATCCTTTAACCTATGTATGGAACCTGGGAAAAGGCATTACCAAAACTACCACTAAGCCAACCCTACAGTATACCTTCGCTAAAGCAGGCGAATATCCGGTAAGTGTTACCGTAATAGATAATAGTAAAACTTCAGCGAAAAGTCAGGTGATACCGGTTTTTGCAGGTAACGAACACCCTGTTGTAAATATAGATTTAACAGGTAACAAAAGTTTTTACTTTCCCAATAAACCAGTTGATTATAAAGTTTTAGTAAGCGATAAAGGTGCTAAAGTGAATGCTAACCGCATATATATATCAAATACGTATACAGAAGGAACTGATTTAGCTGGCGCACAATTGGGGCACCAGCAGGCAGCACAAACCATGATTGGTAAAGCATTGATGTTGAAATCTGATTGTAGCACCTGCCATAAAGAATCAGCTGTTTCTATCGGACCAGCTTTTGATAAAATTGCGGCAAAATATAAAAACGACCCTAAAGCGGTTGATTACCTGGCTTCAAAAGTGATTGGCGGTAGCCATGGCGTGTGGGGAGAAGTACCAATGCCTGCACATACCGCAATGAAAGAAGCTGAAGTAAAAAAAATTACAGAGTGGATTATGACTTTAGGCAATAAAGAAGCGGTTAAAGCCTCACTTCCAACTGCAGGCAAAATCATTCCGCCAGCTGCTACCGATAAGAAGAAATCTGTTTTAACTTTAAAGGCAACTTATACCGATGCAGGAGGTACAGCATTAAAAAAACCGCTAACCACAACAAAAGTAATCACCCTGAAAAGTAATGTAATTGATGCGGACGATATCAAAGATTTTGGGGGTTTTGAGCGAAAAGATATTTATGGTGGTGAAAAACTCATTCTCACTAAGGATAACGGCTGGATAGCCATTAAAAATGTTGATTTAACGGGTATTTCAGGTTTTACTTATTCATTCTTAAACCTCGATCCCGGATCAGATGGTGAAATCGAAATCAGATTGGACGATAGTAAAGGAATGATGATCGGGAAATCTACTTTTAGAAAAAGTGATCCGATCAATATGATTTCGGATGGAAAAACACATGATATTTATTTCGTATTTAAGGTGATAAAAACAGGCGATAAAAAGAGCCGGGCCATTATCCAATCGATTACGGTAGAACCTAAATAG
- a CDS encoding transposase translates to MSRRIFDEPFKRMALDLAHARGSIKDVAIELGISSNLLSKWKEREGIAKADTTSLSEEQQLIRKLQKELKEAQLERDILKKAVGIFSKGDGRYSDL, encoded by the coding sequence ATGAGCAGACGAATATTTGATGAGCCTTTTAAAAGAATGGCTTTGGATCTGGCCCATGCGCGGGGTTCGATAAAGGATGTTGCAATAGAATTGGGTATAAGTTCGAACCTTTTAAGTAAATGGAAAGAGCGCGAAGGAATTGCAAAAGCTGATACTACAAGCCTTAGCGAGGAGCAGCAATTGATTCGGAAACTTCAAAAGGAGCTTAAAGAAGCCCAGCTAGAACGTGATATATTAAAAAAGGCGGTAGGCATCTTTTCCAAGGGAGACGGGAGATATTCGGATTTATAA
- a CDS encoding DUF962 domain-containing protein: protein MSEKKFKSLKEFYPFYLSEHKNTTSRILHFIGTGLVCLAFFTGFLFHNWHFFLAIPVLGYGFAWVGHFFFEKNKPATFQYPGYSLVSDFILFYDLLSGKQSFVVKK from the coding sequence ATGTCAGAAAAAAAATTTAAGTCGCTAAAAGAGTTCTATCCTTTTTACTTGTCAGAGCACAAGAATACCACATCGCGTATCTTACATTTTATTGGTACCGGCTTGGTTTGCCTGGCTTTTTTTACAGGTTTTCTTTTTCACAACTGGCATTTCTTTTTAGCAATTCCTGTATTGGGCTACGGCTTTGCATGGGTTGGGCACTTCTTTTTCGAGAAAAACAAACCTGCTACTTTTCAGTATCCGGGTTATAGTTTAGTGAGCGATTTTATCTTGTTCTACGATCTGTTATCAGGCAAACAATCTTTTGTGGTAAAGAAATAG
- a CDS encoding IS3 family transposase, which translates to MKKGGRHLFQGRREIFGFIKDYRKIFSVERMCRVFGINNSSFYYWLKNPQGKRLTDDNYLMIEISKIYAESKGCYGSPRITAELCSRGIFISRPRVARLMRRLGIKSTIRKKWVQTTDSQHTYSLAENFLNRDFYAANIREKWVSDLTYIQTGEGWLYLTTVIDLADRKVVGWSLSENMEAENTTIKALEMAIKNRPITQQLIFHSDRGIQYACSEFRKKLECLGIKQSMSRKGNCWDNAVAESFFKTIKTEMIYQQIYKTRAKASLAIFEYIEVWYNRKRRHSYLGYLSPLEFANSSINPKIAA; encoded by the coding sequence ATTAAAAAAGGCGGTAGGCATCTTTTCCAAGGGAGACGGGAGATATTCGGATTTATAAAAGATTACCGAAAGATATTTTCTGTTGAAAGGATGTGTAGGGTATTTGGAATAAACAACAGTAGTTTTTATTACTGGTTAAAAAACCCCCAGGGTAAGCGGCTTACCGATGATAATTATCTTATGATAGAGATAAGCAAGATTTACGCAGAGAGTAAAGGGTGTTACGGGAGTCCGCGTATTACTGCCGAATTATGTTCCAGAGGGATCTTTATCTCTCGGCCCAGAGTTGCCAGGCTGATGCGCAGATTGGGTATAAAGAGTACCATCCGTAAGAAATGGGTACAGACAACAGATTCACAGCACACTTACTCCTTAGCAGAAAATTTCCTTAATAGAGATTTTTATGCCGCCAATATTAGAGAGAAATGGGTTTCAGACCTCACTTATATACAAACTGGGGAAGGTTGGCTATATCTGACAACAGTTATAGATCTGGCGGATAGAAAAGTTGTAGGCTGGTCATTAAGTGAAAATATGGAAGCTGAGAACACCACGATAAAGGCATTAGAAATGGCTATAAAGAATAGACCTATTACCCAACAGTTAATTTTTCACTCAGACAGAGGTATACAATATGCATGTTCCGAGTTCAGAAAAAAATTAGAATGCTTAGGGATAAAGCAAAGCATGAGCAGAAAAGGAAACTGTTGGGATAACGCAGTTGCAGAGAGTTTCTTTAAAACTATAAAAACAGAAATGATATACCAGCAGATATATAAAACAAGAGCGAAGGCTAGTTTAGCCATTTTTGAATATATAGAGGTCTGGTATAATAGAAAAAGAAGACATTCATACTTAGGGTACTTATCGCCATTAGAGTTTGCAAACAGCTCAATAAATCCTAAAATCGCAGCTTAA
- a CDS encoding proline dehydrogenase family protein, with the protein MDLSTKKQPNFDNTEIAFRQKSNHELKKAYWLFKMIGSNFLTKVGPAITNFFLNIGLPIQGAIKTTIFQQFCGGETIAECNKAIEQLDKGGVGTILDYSVEGEEEEQVFDETCAEIIRTIVRADGDTKIPITVFKITGIGRFALLQKLDAKEVLTAAEQAEYEKVKLRCEMICKTAFDKAVPIMIDAEETWIQNTIDELALDMMRKFNRERIIVYNTYQMYRHDKLADMKADHLIAKADGFILGVKMVRGAYMEKERKRAAEMGYPSPIQPDKAASDRDYNESLRYCIDHIEEIAIVAGTHNEDSSRLLTYLLEEKNITHNHPHVYFAQLLGMSDNLSFNLADSNYNVAKYVPYGPIKAVMPYLFRRAQENTSVAGQTGRELGLIERELKRRKL; encoded by the coding sequence ATGGATTTATCCACCAAAAAACAACCCAATTTCGACAATACGGAAATCGCTTTCCGTCAAAAATCTAACCATGAGCTTAAAAAAGCATACTGGCTTTTTAAAATGATTGGGAGTAATTTCCTCACCAAAGTTGGTCCGGCCATTACAAACTTCTTTTTAAATATTGGTTTGCCGATTCAGGGAGCGATTAAAACGACCATTTTTCAGCAGTTTTGCGGTGGTGAAACCATTGCAGAATGTAATAAAGCTATTGAGCAATTGGATAAAGGGGGGGTAGGTACCATTTTAGATTATTCGGTAGAAGGAGAAGAAGAAGAACAGGTTTTTGATGAAACCTGTGCCGAAATTATCCGTACTATAGTACGTGCCGATGGCGATACCAAAATTCCGATTACGGTTTTCAAAATAACAGGTATCGGCCGTTTTGCACTCTTGCAGAAACTGGATGCCAAAGAAGTTTTAACTGCAGCAGAACAGGCAGAATACGAAAAAGTAAAATTACGGTGCGAAATGATCTGCAAAACGGCTTTCGATAAAGCTGTGCCAATCATGATTGATGCTGAAGAAACCTGGATTCAGAATACCATAGATGAGTTGGCGCTGGATATGATGCGTAAATTTAACCGGGAACGGATTATTGTGTACAATACTTACCAAATGTATCGTCATGATAAATTAGCGGATATGAAAGCTGACCATTTAATAGCTAAAGCAGATGGTTTTATTTTGGGTGTAAAAATGGTACGTGGTGCTTACATGGAAAAAGAGCGTAAACGTGCTGCAGAAATGGGATATCCTTCGCCAATTCAGCCGGATAAAGCGGCATCTGACCGCGATTATAACGAATCTTTACGTTATTGTATTGATCATATTGAAGAAATTGCCATTGTTGCCGGAACGCATAATGAAGATAGCAGCCGCTTATTAACTTATCTTTTAGAGGAAAAAAATATAACGCACAATCATCCTCATGTATATTTTGCCCAGTTATTGGGGATGAGTGACAACTTAAGTTTTAATCTTGCCGATTCGAACTATAATGTAGCAAAATATGTTCCTTACGGACCGATTAAAGCGGTAATGCCTTATTTATTCAGAAGGGCACAGGAAAATACTTCAGTAGCCGGACAAACAGGCCGTGAACTTGGGTTGATTGAAAGAGAATTAAAAAGAAGGAAACTGTAG
- a CDS encoding RNA-binding S4 domain-containing protein, translating to MIQFKLEGEFIPLIQLLKATGLVGTGGDAQAAVMDGLVKCNGEVEFRKRYKVRIGDIITFEQDKIEVI from the coding sequence ATGATACAATTCAAATTAGAAGGCGAATTTATTCCATTAATCCAACTGCTAAAAGCAACAGGCTTGGTTGGAACCGGTGGTGATGCACAGGCTGCTGTGATGGACGGTTTGGTAAAATGCAACGGCGAAGTAGAATTCCGCAAACGCTATAAAGTCAGGATTGGCGACATCATCACTTTTGAACAAGATAAAATCGAAGTAATTTAA
- the aroB gene encoding 3-dehydroquinate synthase: METLTSAGHSLYFESNLDALKTLLESNKYSKVFVLADEHTSEICLPLFQSLLDDFSEFDLIETSAGEENKNIDFCIGIWKTLLDFEADRKSLMINLGGGVITDMGGFIASTYKRGIDFINVPTTLLSQVDASVGGKTGIDIDNVKNMVGTFTLPQMVFIETAFLKTLPERELLSGFAEMIKHGLIYDKSYYEKLKASNYLTPAAEDIYRSVEIKNEVVTIDPHEKNLRKILNFGHTIGHAVEGYSLANDENPLTHGEAIAIGFVCEAALSIKNSTLSKEELKDISGYILSLYPKYHIKKESFDTLLELMQSDKKNEDGNILFSLLEQTGKCTFNCRVSTADILSSLDYYNSL; this comes from the coding sequence ATGGAAACCTTAACGAGCGCAGGCCATTCGCTTTATTTCGAAAGCAATTTAGACGCCTTAAAAACACTTTTAGAAAGCAACAAGTACAGCAAAGTTTTTGTACTGGCTGATGAGCATACCAGCGAAATCTGCCTGCCCCTGTTCCAGTCGCTTTTAGATGATTTTTCTGAATTTGACCTGATTGAAACTTCGGCAGGTGAAGAAAATAAAAATATCGATTTCTGTATCGGCATCTGGAAAACCTTACTGGACTTTGAAGCCGACCGCAAAAGTTTAATGATCAACCTTGGCGGTGGTGTAATTACAGATATGGGTGGCTTTATTGCCTCTACTTACAAAAGAGGTATTGATTTTATCAATGTACCCACTACCCTTCTATCACAGGTTGATGCTTCGGTAGGTGGCAAAACAGGAATCGATATTGACAATGTAAAAAACATGGTGGGTACCTTTACCTTGCCACAAATGGTTTTTATCGAAACTGCATTCTTAAAAACATTGCCGGAGCGCGAGCTTTTATCAGGTTTTGCCGAAATGATCAAACATGGTTTGATTTATGACAAGTCTTATTACGAAAAGTTAAAAGCCAGTAATTACCTTACTCCTGCTGCAGAAGACATTTACCGATCGGTTGAAATTAAAAACGAAGTGGTTACCATCGATCCGCATGAGAAAAACTTACGGAAGATTTTAAACTTCGGCCATACCATTGGTCACGCTGTGGAAGGCTATTCGCTGGCAAATGACGAAAATCCATTAACACATGGTGAAGCCATTGCTATTGGTTTTGTGTGCGAGGCAGCATTATCAATCAAAAACAGTACGTTAAGCAAGGAAGAACTGAAAGATATCAGTGGTTATATTTTATCTTTATACCCAAAATACCACATCAAAAAAGAAAGTTTCGATACCCTTTTGGAACTGATGCAGAGTGATAAAAAGAACGAAGATGGAAACATTCTCTTCTCACTTTTAGAACAAACAGGTAAATGCACGTTTAACTGCCGTGTAAGTACAGCCGATATTTTAAGCAGTTTGGATTACTATAACAGTTTATAA
- a CDS encoding sterol desaturase family protein: MKYTGSDISVIGLFGFVIVLTLVEMYFSYAHDRKLYTKRDTWTNIYLMTAAVVINLGTKTFTFFLLAYCYQFRLFQISNIWVYWIVLILAQDFLYWFLHTVGHYVRFFWAMHVTHHSSEHFNLTTGFRSTVFEPLYRVFFYLPLAFMGFTAVDILFAYLVTQIYGNLVHTQYNIKFPKWYEYIFVTPSHHRVHHASNVRYLDKNMGMVLILWDRWFGTFQEELPEDVVKYGLTTQPTDTGPVNIIFHEFKALTADVKKAPNFMDKVKYIFNPPGWSHDGSTKIAKIMQQELREEEQKKYDELQLQKVKGLNDRGELSSTG, encoded by the coding sequence ATGAAGTATACAGGAAGTGATATTTCTGTTATCGGGCTATTTGGCTTCGTAATCGTTTTAACCCTGGTTGAAATGTATTTTAGCTATGCGCACGACAGAAAATTATATACCAAACGCGATACCTGGACGAACATCTACCTGATGACGGCAGCCGTTGTGATTAATTTAGGCACTAAAACATTTACTTTTTTCTTGTTGGCCTATTGCTATCAATTCCGTTTATTCCAGATTTCTAATATTTGGGTATATTGGATTGTGCTCATTTTAGCGCAGGATTTTTTATACTGGTTTTTGCACACCGTTGGCCATTATGTACGCTTTTTCTGGGCGATGCATGTTACCCATCATTCATCTGAACACTTTAACTTAACCACCGGTTTCCGTTCAACTGTTTTTGAGCCTTTGTACCGGGTTTTCTTTTATCTTCCGCTGGCATTTATGGGCTTTACTGCAGTTGATATTCTTTTTGCCTACCTGGTTACCCAAATTTACGGCAATCTTGTTCACACCCAATACAACATCAAATTCCCGAAATGGTACGAGTATATTTTCGTAACCCCATCCCATCACCGGGTACACCATGCCAGCAACGTACGTTACCTGGATAAAAACATGGGTATGGTATTGATTCTTTGGGACAGGTGGTTTGGCACTTTCCAGGAAGAATTGCCTGAAGATGTAGTGAAATATGGTCTAACTACACAACCTACTGATACCGGGCCGGTAAACATTATTTTTCATGAGTTTAAAGCTTTAACTGCAGACGTTAAAAAGGCACCAAACTTTATGGATAAAGTAAAATACATTTTCAATCCACCGGGATGGAGCCATGATGGAAGCACTAAAATCGCTAAAATTATGCAGCAGGAATTGCGTGAGGAAGAACAGAAAAAGTATGATGAACTGCAACTGCAAAAAGTAAAGGGACTTAACGATCGGGGAGAGTTAAGTTCTACAGGATAA
- a CDS encoding HAD family phosphatase — MQNIKNIIFDYGNVIFDIDFRIAQASFQKLGITDIENFFAHKAHNQLFDDIETGAISPAEFRTGIRNAAGKPELTDQQIDEAWNSLLIGTIQENHDLLLEVKEKYRTFLLSNNNEIHYDWIINYLKTTFQINNYDAYFEKVYFSQHMKLRKPNTNIFEQVLKENNLNPAETLFIDDSPQHIEGAKKVGLNALLMTEKPAQLGAFLKANGIL, encoded by the coding sequence ATGCAAAACATTAAAAACATTATTTTCGATTACGGAAACGTAATATTTGATATCGATTTCAGAATTGCTCAGGCCTCTTTTCAAAAATTGGGCATCACAGATATCGAAAATTTCTTTGCGCACAAAGCGCATAACCAACTATTTGATGACATTGAAACTGGTGCCATTTCTCCGGCCGAATTTAGGACAGGAATTAGAAATGCCGCAGGCAAACCTGAATTAACCGACCAGCAGATTGACGAGGCATGGAATAGCCTGTTAATTGGAACGATACAAGAAAACCACGATTTACTGCTTGAAGTAAAAGAAAAATACCGTACTTTTTTGTTAAGCAACAATAATGAAATCCACTACGATTGGATTATCAATTACCTGAAAACAACCTTCCAGATTAATAATTATGATGCTTATTTTGAGAAAGTTTATTTCTCGCAACACATGAAACTGCGTAAACCCAACACCAATATTTTTGAGCAGGTGTTAAAAGAAAACAACCTCAATCCGGCCGAAACGTTATTTATCGACGATAGTCCACAACATATAGAAGGCGCTAAAAAAGTGGGATTAAACGCTTTATTAATGACTGAAAAACCAGCTCAACTAGGGGCCTTTTTAAAAGCAAACGGAATTTTGTAA
- a CDS encoding prephenate dehydratase produces the protein METTKRVAIQGIKASFHEEAAYKFFGKDIETVECNSFKETCDKLEKNDADFVVMAIENSIAGSLLPNYTLIRDYGFSVVGEVYLAIQLHLMALPGVKFEDIKVVTSHPIAIRQCIDFFYDYPHIKIVESNDTAACAKRIQEEQLTDTMAIANSLAAELYGLNILERRVESNKKNYTRFLILKKDKTDEGKKINKASICFQVGHKAGSLATVLNIFAEQEVSLTKIQSMPVLGKRNEYYFYVDLEWPSTEKYDKAIRKALKYTSNFNILGEYQKNDKV, from the coding sequence ATGGAAACGACAAAACGAGTAGCAATTCAGGGTATTAAAGCATCTTTCCACGAAGAAGCGGCATACAAATTCTTTGGTAAAGACATTGAAACTGTTGAGTGTAATTCTTTTAAAGAAACCTGCGACAAGCTAGAGAAAAACGACGCCGATTTCGTAGTGATGGCTATCGAAAACTCTATTGCGGGTAGCTTATTACCAAACTATACCTTGATCCGCGATTACGGCTTTTCAGTTGTGGGCGAAGTTTACTTAGCTATCCAATTGCACTTAATGGCATTACCGGGCGTAAAGTTCGAGGATATTAAAGTCGTTACCTCACACCCTATAGCCATCCGCCAGTGTATCGATTTCTTTTACGATTATCCTCACATTAAAATTGTAGAAAGCAACGATACTGCTGCCTGCGCAAAACGGATCCAGGAAGAGCAATTAACAGATACCATGGCCATTGCAAACAGCTTAGCCGCCGAACTTTACGGCTTAAATATTTTAGAACGCCGTGTAGAATCGAACAAGAAAAACTATACCCGTTTTCTGATCCTTAAGAAGGATAAAACAGACGAAGGAAAGAAAATAAACAAAGCATCAATCTGTTTTCAGGTCGGACACAAAGCAGGCTCATTGGCAACTGTGTTAAATATTTTTGCAGAACAAGAGGTAAGCTTAACAAAAATACAATCTATGCCTGTTTTAGGTAAAAGAAACGAGTATTACTTTTACGTGGATTTAGAGTGGCCGAGCACCGAAAAATACGATAAAGCGATCAGGAAAGCATTAAAATATACATCGAACTTTAATATCTTAGGAGAGTATCAGAAGAACGATAAAGTATAA